A DNA window from Helianthus annuus cultivar XRQ/B chromosome 15, HanXRQr2.0-SUNRISE, whole genome shotgun sequence contains the following coding sequences:
- the LOC110911050 gene encoding NAD-dependent protein deacetylase SRT1 isoform X1, translating into MVKKSKHLVAFTSAGISTSCGIPDFRGPKGVWTLQREGKGVPKASLPFHRAAPSATHMALVELERAGILKFVISQLVDASTLKKEVAEGVDLMVMRELTGVTLENQGDLEPMKMVRRLGTTPRFMRPTSRKLCSVDKTNVIEAREKFLSLKKGTKSDIAIVLEEDLHNARASFEQARFNLVTALSNVEAKKKKKI; encoded by the exons ATGGTTAAAAAG AGTAAGCATCTGGTAGCATTTACCAGTGCAGGAATATCAACTTCTTGTGGAATACCTGATTTTCGAGGCCCTAAAGGAGTGTGGACTCTTCAG CGCGAGGGAAAAGGTGTGCCTAAAGCATCATTGCCTTTTCATCGTGCAGCACCGAGTGCTACTCATATGGCTTTGGTTGAACTGGAACGCGCTGGTATTTTGAAGTTCGTTATCAGTCAG TTGGTGGATGCTTCAACTTTAAAGAAAGAAGTCGCCGAAGGTGTTGACTTGATGGTTATGAGGGAACTTACAGGAG TCACTTTGGAAAACCAAGGGGATTTGGAACCAATGAAAATGGTGAGGAGATTGGGTACAACACCGAGGTTTATGCGGCCTACGAG TAGAAAACTTTGTTCCGTTGACAAAACAAATGTCATCGAG GCTCGGGAGAAATTTCTGTCCTTGAAAAAAGGCACCAAAAGTGATATAGCTATAGTTTTGGAGGAGGATCTTCATAATGCTAGGGCTTCTTTTGAGCAAGCTCGATTCAATCTG GTCACTGCACTTTCCAATgttgaagcaaaaaaaaaaaaaaagatttga
- the LOC110911050 gene encoding NAD-dependent protein deacetylase SRT1 isoform X3 → MVKKSKHLVAFTSAGISTSCGIPDFRGPKGVWTLQREGKGVPKASLPFHRAAPSATHMALVELERAGILKFVISQLVDASTLKKEVAEGVDLMVMRELTGVTLENQGDLEPMKMVRRLGTTPRFMRPTSRKLCSVDKTNVIEAREKFLSLKKGTKSDIAIVLEEDLHNARASFEQARFNLMHVEAIKTTKLP, encoded by the exons ATGGTTAAAAAG AGTAAGCATCTGGTAGCATTTACCAGTGCAGGAATATCAACTTCTTGTGGAATACCTGATTTTCGAGGCCCTAAAGGAGTGTGGACTCTTCAG CGCGAGGGAAAAGGTGTGCCTAAAGCATCATTGCCTTTTCATCGTGCAGCACCGAGTGCTACTCATATGGCTTTGGTTGAACTGGAACGCGCTGGTATTTTGAAGTTCGTTATCAGTCAG TTGGTGGATGCTTCAACTTTAAAGAAAGAAGTCGCCGAAGGTGTTGACTTGATGGTTATGAGGGAACTTACAGGAG TCACTTTGGAAAACCAAGGGGATTTGGAACCAATGAAAATGGTGAGGAGATTGGGTACAACACCGAGGTTTATGCGGCCTACGAG TAGAAAACTTTGTTCCGTTGACAAAACAAATGTCATCGAG GCTCGGGAGAAATTTCTGTCCTTGAAAAAAGGCACCAAAAGTGATATAGCTATAGTTTTGGAGGAGGATCTTCATAATGCTAGGGCTTCTTTTGAGCAAGCTCGATTCAATCTG ATGCACGTTGAGGCTATCAAAACAACAAAATTGCCCTAA
- the LOC110913445 gene encoding protein FAR1-RELATED SEQUENCE 5-like, with protein MDSGDADIPTYQPIGDVHVSPNSGRRTFIPDVDDSIKPQMHMTYAKAGGFTARKGTQHEPQKGVIHNKHFLSSKEGTKPFKAIDSTQEAGSSNDNSKTKINPRVPSIRTGYEAGIRVKLTQNNLYEVYYFEGSHNHSFVAEYDRYLLPENRGINYVQEEAVNTLSAINVGPVRAFNNMRTLYGGFNKVGATKVDFKNFKSDLNMYIAEYDADMVIKRLRRKKEFMPNFSMEYLTTDDGILRALFWADGDTKRNFHMFGDVVSFDATYHRNKYNMMFVPFTGIDNHYRNVTLGAAIIGNEIAEAYSWLLNAFRQAFGRAPPVIVTDQDLAMRKAIQDTWPESRHSLCMWHIMDKLTTKFFISEYVVGANLCNSTDFKKRLCGISIYQIRDTWIPAYYRDEHMSGLMRTSSRSESENHFFGQFCNPNCMLVEFLGHFDSVIEAQRHEHRKNDHDTRHTNPEIFAKEFVLEQQAANIYTRTIFFDAQLEIRTAIHKCGIGKWDEREDNFVNFSVKDFSQTCTTFFQVMMRQLDMTMSCSCNRQFPERYIMRRWTREAVPNSAPRAILGINESDDRYQQVNGVVREIKRDHVVQYQLTPDQAVVNAPPRSRRDRFAEITGYTQETPVIVRMSKTTRFKGMGNPTRRKSKREIAISQSGKKRVVNVAIANVGGIIYVHARTRQGKRTMTPQKVMKRRVKEMTKRS; from the exons ATGGATTCCGGCGATGCAG ATATTCCTACATACCAGCCCATTGGTGATGTTCACGTGTCCCCAAATTCTGGAAGGAGGACATTTATACCAGATGTCGACGATTCGATTAAACCTCAGATGCATATGAC ATATGCTAAGGCGGGAGGTTTCACAGCTAGGAAGGGTACTCAACACGAGCCTCAAAAGGGTGTCATACATAATAAACACTTCCTAAGCTCAAAAGAGGGTACTAAACCCTTTAAGGCGATTGACTCGACTCAGGAAGCCGGTAGTTCTAATGATAACTCGAAGACTAAGATTAATCCCAGGGTTCCTTCTATAAGGACCGGCTATGAAGCAGGCATTCGGGTTAAGTTAACCCAGAATAATCTTTATGAGGTTTATTACTTCGAGGGGTCGCATAATCACTCATTTGTTGCTGAATATGACAGGTACCTGCTTCCTGAAAACAGAGGAATTAATTACGTACAGGAAGAAGCCGTAAATACTTTGAGTGCCATAAACGTTGGTCCAGTTAGAGCGTTTAACAATATGAGGACTCTTTATGGAGGGTTTAACAAGGTAGGTGCCACAAAAGTTGACTTCAAAAACTTCAAGAGTGACTTAAATATGTATATAGCTGAGTACGATGCTGACATGGTTATTAAACGCCTAAGAAGGAAGAAAGAATTTATGCCCAATTTCTCTATGGAATACCTAACAACTGACGATGGCATTTTACGGGCGTTGTTCTGGGCCGATGGAGATACAAAGAGAAATTTTCATATGTTTGGGGATGTTGTGTCTTTTGATGCTACTTATCATCGTAACAA GTACAATATGATGTTCGTACCTTTTACCGGCATTGACAATCACTATCGTAATGTTACCTTGGGTGCTGCTATAATAGGTAATGAAATCGCCGAAGCATATAGCTGGTTGCTTAACGCATTTCGGCAGGCATTTGGGCGCGCACCACCTGTGATTGTAACTGATCAAGACCTAGCGATGAGGAAAGCTATTCAAGATACTTGGCCTGAAAGTAGGCACAGTCTTTGCATGTGGCATATAATGGACAAACTTACTACCaag TTTTTTATATCTGAATATGTG GTTGGCGCCAACCTATGCAATAGCACTGATTTTAAGAAGAGGTTGTGTGGTATT TCAATTTATCAGATTAGGGATACATGGATCCCTGCGTACTATCGTGATGAACACATGTCTGGGCTGATGCGTACTTCATCACGTTCGGAAAGTGAGAACCATTTCTTTGGGCAGTTTTGCAACCCGAACTGTATGCTTGTTGAATTCTTGGGGCATTTTGACTCTGTAATTGAAGCCCAAAGACACGAGCATAGGAAGAATGATCACGATACTAGGCACACGAACCCCGAAATATTTGCAAAAGAGTTTGTCTTAGAACAACAGGCGGCAAACATATACACACGGACAATTTTCTTCGACGCACAACTTGAAATTCGGACAGCCATTCACAAGTGTGGTATTGGAAAATGGGATGAAAGAGAGGATAATTTTGTGAACTTCTCTGTGAAGGACTTTTCTCAAACGTGTACTACATTTTTTCAG GTTATGATGCGGCAACTAGATATGACTATGAGTTGTTCATGCAATAG GCAGTTCCCTGAAAGGTATATAATGCGACGATGGACCAGGGAAGCTGTTCCTAATAGTGCTCCTAGAGCGATATTAGGTATTAATGAAAGTGATGATCGGTACCAGCAAGTTAATGGTGTTGTACGGGAGATAAAAAG GGACCATGTTGTCCAGTATCAATTGACGCCTGATCAGGCAGTTGTAAACGCACCCCCTAGGAGTCGTCGCGATAGGTTTGCTGAAATAACTGGCTACACCCAAGAAACACCTGTAATTGTTCGCATGTCGAAAACCACTAGATTTAAAGGTATGGGCAACCCTACGAGAAGGAAGAGTAAGCGTGAAATTGCCATTAGTCAATCTGGGAAAAAAAGGGTCGTGAATGTAGCAATTGCAAACGTGGGGGGCATAATATACGTACATGCACGTACCCGGCAAGGGAAAAGAACGATGACTCCTCAGAAAGTGATGAAGCGGCGGGTGAAGGAGATGACGAAGAGGAGCTAG
- the LOC110911050 gene encoding NAD-dependent protein deacetylase SRT1 isoform X2 produces the protein MVKKSKHLVAFTSAGISTSCGIPDFRGPKGVWTLQREGKGVPKASLPFHRAAPSATHMALVELERAGILKFVISQLVDASTLKKEVAEGVDLMVMRELTGVTLENQGDLEPMKMVRRLGTTPRFMRPTSRKLCSVDKTNVIEAREKFLSLKKGTKSDIAIVLEEDLHNARASFEQARFNLQMHVEAIKTTKLP, from the exons ATGGTTAAAAAG AGTAAGCATCTGGTAGCATTTACCAGTGCAGGAATATCAACTTCTTGTGGAATACCTGATTTTCGAGGCCCTAAAGGAGTGTGGACTCTTCAG CGCGAGGGAAAAGGTGTGCCTAAAGCATCATTGCCTTTTCATCGTGCAGCACCGAGTGCTACTCATATGGCTTTGGTTGAACTGGAACGCGCTGGTATTTTGAAGTTCGTTATCAGTCAG TTGGTGGATGCTTCAACTTTAAAGAAAGAAGTCGCCGAAGGTGTTGACTTGATGGTTATGAGGGAACTTACAGGAG TCACTTTGGAAAACCAAGGGGATTTGGAACCAATGAAAATGGTGAGGAGATTGGGTACAACACCGAGGTTTATGCGGCCTACGAG TAGAAAACTTTGTTCCGTTGACAAAACAAATGTCATCGAG GCTCGGGAGAAATTTCTGTCCTTGAAAAAAGGCACCAAAAGTGATATAGCTATAGTTTTGGAGGAGGATCTTCATAATGCTAGGGCTTCTTTTGAGCAAGCTCGATTCAATCTG CAGATGCACGTTGAGGCTATCAAAACAACAAAATTGCCCTAA